The following are from one region of the Arthrobacter sp. TMP15 genome:
- a CDS encoding aquaporin has product MTTTGTAAAPVHAYPLSIRVAIEGLGSFFIVFAGLGTALFSSGGTGSTVGFAYGLAMVAAIISFGHISNGYFNPAFSLGMAVAGRLKFSAMALYVVAQTVGGLLASAIWLALMQVMPAGATPKTAELFGALANGFDAHSPSQVPMIGVLIVEIVAVGVLTAMILGVTSPGNKTTLGPVAVGLAFAVAVGITMPLSNGSLNPARATSVVFLADSWALGQLWLFWLAPLFGAALAAAIYRSIAPSKSLRTDVLMDDADAPIAATGTPVFLEAPVTEEALDSYEAPAVIPTPTNLTAVNPTAVGPDATTATGAGNKSAPETGDGTGSSDAQAFFDAPKK; this is encoded by the coding sequence ATGACTACAACTGGAACGGCTGCGGCCCCGGTGCATGCCTACCCGCTCAGTATCCGTGTTGCCATTGAGGGACTCGGCAGCTTTTTCATCGTGTTCGCAGGATTGGGCACGGCGCTGTTTAGTTCTGGAGGCACAGGATCCACCGTTGGGTTCGCCTACGGGTTAGCGATGGTTGCCGCGATCATCTCCTTCGGCCACATTTCCAACGGCTATTTCAACCCGGCGTTTTCACTTGGTATGGCTGTGGCGGGGCGGCTGAAGTTCTCCGCTATGGCTTTGTACGTGGTGGCGCAGACTGTTGGTGGGTTGCTGGCATCAGCGATTTGGTTGGCCCTGATGCAGGTCATGCCGGCCGGGGCCACACCTAAAACCGCCGAGCTTTTCGGCGCCTTGGCCAACGGTTTTGATGCGCATTCCCCCTCTCAGGTGCCCATGATCGGGGTGCTAATTGTGGAAATCGTGGCTGTAGGCGTGCTGACAGCAATGATCCTGGGTGTCACTTCGCCAGGGAATAAGACAACGTTGGGTCCGGTTGCGGTTGGTTTGGCGTTTGCCGTAGCTGTGGGGATCACCATGCCGCTGAGCAATGGTTCGCTGAACCCGGCGCGCGCAACTTCCGTGGTGTTCCTGGCTGATTCCTGGGCATTGGGCCAGTTGTGGCTGTTCTGGCTGGCACCGCTGTTTGGTGCCGCATTGGCCGCCGCCATCTATCGCTCTATTGCTCCCTCGAAGTCGCTGAGAACTGATGTCCTGATGGACGACGCCGATGCCCCCATCGCAGCAACCGGCACCCCGGTGTTTCTGGAAGCACCGGTGACGGAGGAAGCACTGGACAGCTATGAGGCACCGGCGGTTATCCCGACACCGACTAACCTGACAGCGGTTAACCCAACAGCGGTTGGGCCGGACGCCACAACAGCGACAGGTGCCGGCAACAAAAGCGCCCCCGAGACAGGAGATGGAACAGGAAGTAGCGATGCTCAAGCCTTTTTTGACGCACCGAAGAAGTAA
- a CDS encoding DUF202 domain-containing protein, which yields MSAAFPDGPAPTAGDPGLQPERTALSWRRTVISAVIADVFIWRGWLGALTGANNDSLLANEAELFTTGHSAQVIGLGVCTMVASLMTMVLVLCAVSRIRKLHAGVGVLESSDHIRASALMLRTASAAIVALAAAIVCALALGV from the coding sequence GTGAGCGCAGCTTTCCCCGACGGCCCTGCGCCTACTGCTGGCGATCCCGGGTTGCAGCCGGAACGCACGGCCCTGTCGTGGCGCCGGACAGTCATCAGCGCCGTTATTGCCGACGTGTTTATTTGGCGTGGCTGGTTGGGGGCATTAACAGGAGCAAACAATGACTCCCTGTTGGCCAACGAGGCAGAGCTTTTTACTACAGGTCATTCGGCCCAGGTAATTGGACTGGGCGTGTGTACTATGGTCGCGTCGTTGATGACAATGGTCTTGGTCTTGTGCGCAGTCAGCCGTATCCGCAAACTTCACGCCGGTGTTGGTGTGCTTGAGAGCAGCGATCACATCAGAGCTTCGGCACTTATGTTACGCACAGCCTCGGCCGCTATAGTTGCTCTGGCTGCGGCCATAGTGTGTGCATTGGCGTTGGGTGTTTAG
- a CDS encoding DUF202 domain-containing protein, with protein sequence MREPAWRRTGKTPDYRFSLANERTFLAWVRTALALLAGAVAIDQLAPEIAPPLIRIILCMVLAMIGAVLAIVSYRRWAHQELAMRKGLELPHSWLMLGMTVVVSIAAIIFAVLILIRP encoded by the coding sequence ATGCGCGAACCTGCTTGGCGAAGGACGGGGAAGACCCCCGACTACCGTTTTTCACTAGCCAACGAACGAACATTTTTGGCCTGGGTTCGAACCGCTTTGGCACTTTTGGCTGGTGCTGTGGCTATCGACCAACTGGCACCGGAGATTGCCCCTCCGCTGATCCGCATCATCCTTTGTATGGTTTTGGCAATGATCGGTGCAGTGCTTGCCATCGTCAGCTACCGACGCTGGGCGCACCAAGAACTGGCCATGCGCAAAGGACTTGAACTGCCACATTCCTGGCTGATGCTGGGAATGACAGTGGTGGTGTCCATAGCCGCCATCATTTTTGCCGTGCTGATTTTGATCCGGCCGTAG
- a CDS encoding ADP-ribosylglycohydrolase family protein, translating to MTIPAGPVSTPPTDFATRVQGTLMGGALGDAFGYLVEFDSLAEIAAKYGPALLVDLSQARSAAHFSDDTQMTLYTLDGLLDVLEWANQGVGADINACQWLAYLRWLKTQDIATAEHAPAQSPRWIDSQSVLHHQRHPGNACITALATGEMGTTFRPVNPESKGCGTVMRSAPYGLLPNLEAETIYKISSDAASLTHGHPSARQSAGAFSWLIHQLVIGGLSLRAAAESALARAVAETGADPHLLSRLETALLLSLPTHDANDAVILTGDALTDALGLGWVGEEAMAVALYSVLVTFAKAPSPVEHFLLAIRLAANHSGDSDSTASIAGNILGAFYGEAALPPSWLALCEAPHLIRHLGAEFIKLTTGH from the coding sequence ATGACTATTCCAGCAGGCCCCGTCAGTACGCCACCGACAGATTTTGCCACCCGCGTTCAGGGCACACTCATGGGCGGCGCTCTCGGTGACGCCTTCGGCTACCTGGTTGAATTTGATTCATTGGCGGAGATTGCAGCCAAGTACGGCCCAGCTCTGCTTGTTGATCTTTCCCAGGCTCGCTCCGCTGCACATTTTTCTGATGACACCCAGATGACGTTGTACACGCTTGATGGTTTGCTGGATGTTTTGGAATGGGCCAACCAGGGCGTGGGCGCTGATATCAATGCCTGCCAGTGGCTGGCTTACCTGCGGTGGTTGAAAACCCAAGACATTGCTACGGCCGAGCATGCCCCCGCGCAGTCACCACGCTGGATAGATAGCCAAAGTGTGCTCCACCATCAGCGGCACCCGGGCAATGCTTGCATCACCGCTCTAGCAACAGGAGAGATGGGCACCACGTTCCGTCCCGTGAACCCGGAATCGAAGGGTTGCGGAACCGTCATGCGTTCGGCTCCTTACGGTTTGTTGCCTAATTTGGAGGCTGAAACCATCTACAAGATCAGCTCCGATGCGGCTTCTCTAACCCACGGCCACCCGTCTGCCCGCCAATCAGCTGGGGCTTTTAGCTGGCTTATCCACCAACTTGTCATAGGTGGACTCTCGCTGCGTGCAGCTGCCGAATCCGCTCTGGCTCGTGCCGTGGCAGAAACGGGTGCAGATCCGCACCTACTCTCCCGCTTGGAAACAGCGCTGCTGCTGTCCCTGCCCACTCATGACGCGAACGACGCCGTCATCCTGACAGGAGATGCCCTCACCGATGCACTGGGGCTGGGCTGGGTGGGCGAAGAGGCAATGGCTGTGGCCTTGTACAGCGTCCTAGTCACCTTTGCGAAGGCGCCCTCCCCTGTGGAGCATTTCTTGCTCGCCATCCGATTGGCTGCCAATCACAGCGGTGACAGCGACTCAACGGCTTCCATCGCCGGGAACATCCTGGGGGCGTTTTACGGCGAGGCCGCTTTGCCGCCTTCGTGGTTGGCGTTGTGTGAGGCCCCTCATCTCATCCGTCATCTAGGTGCTGAGTTCATCAAGCTCACCACCGGGCACTAG
- a CDS encoding exonuclease domain-containing protein → MALDFTAIDFETANGFRGSPCSVGLTKVRGGVVVDEGYWLMRPPEGHDHFDSRNISIHGITPDAVASSPRFAAVFPEVQHFIGDDALVAHNAAFDIGVIRSAAEVSGMPAPAFDYACTVILSRKNYSLPSYSLPFVAEAAGVPLLNHHDAVEDARACAGIMVDIAAKHDVASIRGVFESMKLAMPRIEAYNPQTDQISKATRSALAKIAEMKEGLANGTARNGRSSWSTEGPNPVPNPEADVSHPLFGQTLVFTGDIGLGRPEAKIRAAGYGAQCASSVTLKTTVLVVGSGFTATDLRSGRLTSKAQRVLELQRRGQGIEVLSEGEFIQMIG, encoded by the coding sequence GTGGCACTGGACTTTACTGCAATTGATTTTGAAACCGCCAACGGATTTAGGGGATCGCCTTGCTCCGTCGGTTTGACGAAGGTTCGTGGTGGGGTGGTGGTTGATGAGGGGTACTGGCTCATGCGGCCCCCGGAAGGTCACGACCACTTCGACTCCCGCAATATCAGCATTCACGGCATCACCCCAGATGCCGTAGCAAGCTCACCTCGCTTCGCCGCGGTGTTCCCAGAAGTACAGCACTTTATTGGTGACGACGCCCTTGTGGCGCACAACGCAGCCTTCGACATCGGCGTTATTCGTTCGGCCGCGGAAGTCTCTGGGATGCCCGCGCCAGCCTTTGATTACGCGTGCACGGTGATTTTGTCGCGGAAAAATTATTCGTTACCGTCCTATTCGCTACCGTTTGTGGCCGAGGCTGCCGGTGTGCCGCTACTGAACCACCACGACGCCGTTGAAGATGCCCGGGCGTGCGCCGGAATCATGGTGGACATTGCTGCCAAACATGACGTGGCTTCGATTCGCGGTGTTTTTGAATCAATGAAACTCGCCATGCCACGCATCGAGGCTTACAACCCGCAAACGGATCAAATCTCGAAGGCGACGCGTTCGGCATTGGCGAAAATAGCTGAGATGAAGGAGGGGCTGGCCAATGGGACCGCCCGTAATGGCCGTTCCAGCTGGTCAACGGAGGGCCCCAACCCAGTGCCGAACCCGGAAGCCGATGTTTCCCACCCGCTGTTTGGGCAGACGTTGGTGTTCACAGGGGACATTGGACTGGGCAGACCCGAAGCGAAAATCAGGGCTGCCGGCTACGGTGCGCAATGCGCAAGCAGCGTGACGCTGAAGACAACTGTGCTTGTGGTGGGTAGCGGTTTTACCGCAACTGATTTGCGCAGCGGCAGACTCACCTCAAAAGCTCAGCGGGTACTTGAGCTCCAGCGCAGAGGTCAAGGCATTGAAGTGCTCTCAGAGGGCGAATTTATACAGATGATCGGCTAG
- a CDS encoding ABC transporter ATP-binding protein — translation MSDPIVSVKDLCREYRHVKALDGVSLTLERDKIYGLLGRNGAGKTTLMSILTAQGFASSGEVTVFGEHPYENEKVLSRICFIRESQKYPDDFKPLHAFRAAALFYRNWNNELAMQLAEDFGLPLKRRIKKLSRGQLSAVGIIIGLASRAELTFFDEPYLGLDAVARALFYDRLLADYSQYPRTIVLSSHLIDEVANLLEHVIIIDKGRILVDDDAENIRGSAVNVSGASAAVESFAAGRAVIHRESLGGIASLTIDGALSLDERREAKELGLELGAVSLQQIVIGKTLEAGRVMNAPPQHGRPHGGRVQGGPETDLKTVTGAK, via the coding sequence ATGAGTGATCCCATTGTGAGCGTGAAAGATCTGTGTCGGGAGTACCGCCATGTTAAGGCGCTCGACGGCGTTAGCCTCACCCTGGAGCGGGACAAGATCTACGGTTTGCTTGGCCGTAACGGTGCCGGCAAGACGACTCTCATGTCCATTTTGACCGCTCAAGGCTTTGCTTCCTCTGGTGAGGTTACGGTTTTCGGTGAGCACCCCTACGAAAACGAGAAAGTCCTGAGCCGGATTTGTTTCATCCGCGAATCACAAAAGTATCCGGATGATTTCAAACCGCTTCATGCTTTCAGGGCCGCCGCTCTGTTCTACCGGAACTGGAATAACGAGCTGGCGATGCAGCTTGCAGAAGACTTTGGACTGCCACTGAAGCGGCGCATCAAGAAGCTCTCACGCGGCCAACTTTCGGCAGTGGGCATCATCATTGGCCTGGCATCCAGAGCTGAACTGACATTCTTTGACGAACCCTATTTGGGTCTAGATGCCGTGGCCAGGGCGCTTTTCTACGACCGGTTGCTGGCCGACTACAGCCAGTACCCGCGCACAATTGTGCTCTCATCTCACTTGATCGATGAGGTGGCGAATCTTCTAGAACACGTCATCATTATTGATAAGGGCCGCATTCTTGTCGATGACGATGCCGAGAACATTCGTGGTTCCGCCGTCAATGTTTCCGGGGCCAGTGCCGCAGTTGAATCCTTTGCCGCCGGGCGCGCTGTCATACATAGGGAGTCACTTGGGGGGATCGCCTCTTTGACCATTGATGGTGCGCTCTCGCTGGATGAACGCCGTGAGGCAAAGGAATTAGGCTTGGAATTGGGTGCGGTGTCACTTCAGCAGATTGTGATTGGAAAAACTCTTGAGGCCGGGCGGGTTATGAACGCGCCGCCACAGCACGGGCGTCCGCACGGCGGCCGTGTTCAGGGAGGGCCAGAGACGGACCTCAAGACCGTGACAGGAGCAAAGTGA
- a CDS encoding GntR family transcriptional regulator has protein sequence MIDESRPIYVQIAQMVENDIVDGLVAEEAQVPSTNEFAAFHRINPATAAKGVNRLVDDGILYKKRGIGMFVATGARAVLVERRKDDFYEQFLRPLAREATKLGIDSQQLQAMLIREAESASGEKLSSKKAGAL, from the coding sequence GTGATAGATGAGAGTAGACCGATCTATGTGCAGATTGCTCAGATGGTTGAAAACGACATTGTGGACGGTCTCGTGGCCGAAGAAGCACAAGTGCCCTCTACCAATGAGTTTGCCGCTTTCCACAGAATCAACCCTGCCACCGCTGCCAAGGGCGTGAACCGGCTTGTTGACGACGGAATTCTCTACAAGAAACGAGGAATCGGCATGTTTGTTGCCACCGGTGCGCGTGCCGTGCTTGTTGAACGGCGCAAGGACGACTTTTACGAACAATTTCTCCGCCCACTAGCTAGGGAAGCCACCAAACTGGGCATCGACTCACAGCAGTTGCAGGCCATGCTGATACGTGAAGCGGAGAGCGCAAGTGGAGAAAAACTAAGCAGTAAGAAAGCAGGCGCGCTATGA
- a CDS encoding VTT domain-containing protein — protein MGHGAVPALGLLPDWLDPMTILGNEAIGSWVVVIACAIIFAETGLLVGFFLPGDSLLFTAGLLVSTGTMPVNIWALMALLIVSGFIGNQLGYFIGYKAGPAIFNKPESRLFKKQHVDSAHAFFEKHGGKALILARFVPIVRTFVPVIVGVAKMDMRKFVFFNAIGAVLWAGGITLLGYILGNKVPWVRDNLDIIFIAIVAVSVIPIGIEFIRAMANRRKKSKQI, from the coding sequence ATGGGACACGGGGCTGTTCCAGCCTTAGGCCTGCTGCCCGACTGGCTCGATCCCATGACCATTCTCGGCAATGAGGCCATAGGCTCATGGGTGGTAGTGATTGCCTGTGCCATCATCTTCGCCGAAACAGGCCTCTTGGTGGGTTTCTTCCTTCCCGGCGATTCATTGCTGTTCACGGCAGGTTTGCTTGTCAGCACCGGGACCATGCCCGTGAACATCTGGGCCCTGATGGCACTGCTGATTGTCTCCGGTTTTATTGGCAACCAGCTGGGTTACTTCATTGGTTATAAGGCTGGACCGGCCATCTTCAACAAGCCAGAATCACGACTCTTCAAGAAACAGCATGTTGACAGCGCACATGCCTTCTTTGAGAAGCATGGCGGCAAGGCCCTGATCCTGGCCCGTTTCGTACCTATTGTGCGCACCTTTGTGCCAGTCATTGTGGGCGTAGCTAAAATGGATATGCGCAAATTTGTGTTCTTCAACGCCATCGGTGCCGTCCTGTGGGCCGGTGGCATCACACTTCTGGGCTACATTCTAGGCAACAAGGTGCCGTGGGTACGCGATAACTTGGACATCATTTTCATTGCCATCGTGGCCGTTTCAGTAATCCCCATCGGCATCGAGTTCATCCGGGCCATGGCTAACCGCCGCAAGAAGTCAAAGCAGATCTAA
- the rdgB gene encoding RdgB/HAM1 family non-canonical purine NTP pyrophosphatase, which yields MSVPKLVLATQNQGKLRELRELLRGQVPGLDVDTHVLDAGAIHAPDVAETGVTFAENARLKAHAVAQFSGVLAIADDSGLAVDVLGGAPGIFSARWAGRHGDDTANLNLLLAQLSDIGEEHRGARFVCAAALASPDGTLDLVEEGTLEGVLLHTPRGEGGFGYDPILVPTGLDKSCAELTGEAKNAISHRGNAFRALLPHIIKALS from the coding sequence ATGAGCGTGCCCAAACTGGTACTGGCCACACAAAATCAAGGCAAGCTACGGGAATTGCGTGAACTTCTCCGAGGCCAGGTGCCGGGTCTGGACGTTGATACTCACGTGCTCGACGCCGGAGCCATCCACGCGCCAGACGTCGCCGAAACGGGTGTCACTTTCGCAGAAAATGCACGGCTCAAGGCTCACGCCGTGGCACAGTTCAGCGGCGTCCTAGCCATTGCCGATGATTCCGGATTGGCCGTTGACGTTCTGGGCGGCGCCCCCGGCATATTCTCGGCCCGGTGGGCTGGCAGGCATGGCGATGACACAGCAAATCTGAACCTGCTGCTGGCCCAGCTCTCCGACATCGGCGAAGAGCATCGTGGCGCCCGGTTTGTGTGTGCAGCCGCGCTAGCAAGTCCGGATGGCACGCTGGATCTAGTTGAGGAAGGGACCCTCGAAGGGGTCCTGCTCCACACTCCACGAGGAGAGGGTGGCTTTGGCTATGACCCCATTCTGGTTCCCACGGGTCTGGATAAATCGTGTGCGGAGCTCACAGGTGAGGCAAAGAATGCCATCAGTCACCGGGGAAATGCGTTCCGGGCACTGCTGCCGCACATTATTAAGGCACTTTCTTAG
- the rph gene encoding ribonuclease PH: protein MTSSETIRADGRTNDQLRDITITRGWSKQAEGSALIEFGNTRVLCTASLTPGVPRWLKGEGTGWVTAEYAMLPRATNTRNSRESVKGKIGGRTHEISRLIGRSLRAIIDTKALGENTIVLDCDVLQADGGTRTAAITGAYVALADAIAFAKENKLIAKNAQPLIDTVSAISVGIIDGVPMLDLPYVEDVRAETDMNVVVTGSGKFVEVQGTAEAAPFDREELNQLLDLALIGTTELAQIQREALAG from the coding sequence ATGACATCCAGTGAAACGATCCGCGCCGACGGGCGCACCAATGACCAACTACGCGACATCACCATCACCCGTGGCTGGTCCAAACAGGCCGAAGGTTCGGCCCTGATTGAATTCGGCAACACGCGCGTGCTCTGCACCGCATCGCTGACTCCCGGCGTGCCGCGTTGGCTCAAGGGCGAGGGGACGGGCTGGGTTACAGCGGAGTATGCCATGCTTCCGCGTGCCACGAATACCCGCAACTCCCGCGAATCCGTCAAGGGAAAAATTGGCGGCCGTACACACGAGATTTCACGTCTGATTGGACGCTCGCTCCGCGCAATCATTGACACGAAGGCATTGGGAGAGAACACTATTGTGCTTGACTGCGACGTTCTCCAGGCCGACGGCGGAACCCGCACCGCAGCGATCACCGGTGCTTACGTGGCACTCGCCGATGCGATCGCCTTCGCTAAGGAAAACAAACTCATTGCCAAGAACGCGCAGCCGCTGATCGACACCGTCTCCGCCATCTCCGTGGGCATCATCGATGGTGTTCCCATGCTGGACCTGCCCTATGTGGAGGATGTTCGGGCTGAAACTGATATGAACGTTGTTGTTACCGGATCCGGTAAATTCGTCGAGGTCCAAGGCACGGCCGAAGCCGCCCCCTTTGACCGTGAAGAGCTAAACCAACTCTTAGATTTGGCCCTGATCGGAACCACCGAGCTCGCACAGATCCAGCGCGAGGCCTTGGCTGGCTGA
- a CDS encoding MBL fold metallo-hydrolase translates to MKLTIVGCSGSFPGPSSPASCYLLTAHDGVRPWRVLMDLGSGALGAAQKYMDLEDIDAIFLSHLHPDHCMDLCGLHVAVRWNPHGWHRGRIPVWGPAETADRLATAYGLELDPGMREEFDFRNWQERSPVTVGPFTVTPYAVNHPVPEAYALRVEVKEYDGTGLDRTTVLTYSGDTDSCQGLEDAAKNAHLFLCEAAFEEGRDDHIKDVHLSGKRAGEAAARANVKRLLLTHIPVWTDTNKVVAEAGEVYAGDVAAAVAGVHYTI, encoded by the coding sequence ATGAAGTTGACGATTGTTGGATGCAGCGGGTCTTTTCCAGGCCCCTCATCGCCCGCGTCATGTTACTTATTGACAGCGCACGACGGCGTTCGGCCTTGGCGGGTGCTCATGGATTTGGGTAGCGGCGCTCTCGGTGCAGCACAAAAATACATGGATCTAGAAGACATAGACGCAATTTTCCTTAGCCATTTGCATCCTGACCACTGCATGGATTTGTGCGGACTGCATGTGGCCGTGCGGTGGAATCCCCATGGCTGGCACAGGGGCAGGATTCCTGTCTGGGGCCCCGCCGAGACTGCCGATCGGTTGGCAACCGCCTACGGTCTTGAACTCGATCCTGGCATGCGCGAAGAGTTTGATTTCCGTAACTGGCAGGAGCGCAGCCCCGTTACAGTGGGACCTTTTACGGTAACCCCTTATGCTGTCAACCATCCTGTTCCGGAGGCGTACGCGCTCCGGGTTGAGGTGAAGGAATATGACGGTACTGGTCTTGACCGGACAACAGTGTTGACTTACTCAGGGGACACTGACAGCTGCCAAGGTCTGGAAGATGCGGCAAAAAACGCACATTTGTTCCTGTGCGAGGCTGCGTTCGAAGAGGGCCGCGATGACCATATAAAGGACGTCCACCTGAGCGGCAAGCGGGCAGGTGAGGCTGCTGCCCGGGCCAATGTAAAGCGGTTGCTGTTAACCCATATTCCTGTCTGGACTGACACAAACAAGGTTGTTGCTGAAGCCGGTGAGGTCTACGCCGGAGACGTAGCAGCCGCAGTAGCCGGCGTGCACTACACGATCTAG
- the murI gene encoding glutamate racemase, with product MSEKSGSSAPASATRAGAHQNAAAERPIGIFDSGVGGLTVARAVIDQLPNESILYVGDTANGPYGPLPIAEVRANALGVMDELVGSGVKLLVIACNSASAAVLRDARERYTARYGIPVIEVIQPAVRRAVAATRTAKIGVIGTVATVGSRAYEDTFAAAPNLDITSVACPDFVRFVESGVTSGAELLSTAVQYLAPLKAASVDTLVLGCTHYPLLTGVISYVMGDSVTLVSSAEETAKDVYRALVNHDLERLSPAAPTHQFLCTGDAASFGVLARRFLGPEVHGVEQVNHVSAHYPTGSLARITDDMLAAARETTPGPGTGRVSNFVLADSMGRLASPGNGTGERT from the coding sequence ATGAGCGAAAAATCAGGAAGTTCAGCCCCTGCGTCGGCAACGCGTGCCGGTGCGCATCAGAATGCTGCCGCTGAGAGGCCGATCGGAATTTTTGATTCCGGCGTAGGCGGGTTGACGGTCGCCCGCGCGGTTATTGACCAGCTGCCCAACGAATCGATCCTCTATGTTGGCGATACGGCGAACGGTCCCTACGGTCCACTTCCCATCGCCGAGGTCCGCGCCAATGCGTTGGGTGTCATGGATGAACTTGTGGGTTCAGGGGTGAAGCTGCTTGTCATTGCCTGCAACTCAGCCTCTGCGGCAGTTCTTCGTGACGCCCGTGAGCGCTACACGGCCCGCTATGGAATTCCTGTTATCGAGGTGATCCAGCCGGCTGTCAGGCGCGCTGTTGCGGCCACCCGGACAGCGAAGATCGGCGTGATTGGCACTGTTGCAACAGTGGGCTCCCGGGCTTATGAAGATACCTTCGCGGCCGCCCCAAATCTGGATATCACCTCCGTTGCATGCCCGGACTTTGTTCGGTTCGTGGAGTCAGGAGTCACCTCAGGAGCAGAACTGCTGTCCACGGCAGTGCAGTATTTGGCGCCCCTGAAAGCCGCTTCGGTTGACACGCTTGTGCTTGGCTGCACTCACTACCCGCTGTTGACGGGTGTTATTTCATATGTCATGGGTGATTCCGTCACACTTGTTTCAAGTGCCGAGGAAACGGCCAAAGACGTGTACCGGGCACTGGTCAATCATGACCTTGAGCGGTTATCACCGGCAGCCCCCACCCATCAATTTTTATGCACCGGAGATGCTGCAAGTTTCGGTGTGTTGGCTAGGCGATTCTTGGGACCCGAGGTGCACGGGGTTGAGCAGGTTAATCATGTCTCGGCTCACTATCCAACCGGATCACTGGCCCGCATCACGGACGACATGCTAGCCGCTGCAAGAGAAACTACACCAGGGCCTGGTACCGGCCGCGTCTCCAATTTTGTTTTGGCCGATTCGATGGGCAGACTGGCATCTCCGGGAAATGGCACGGGGGAGCGAACATGA
- a CDS encoding DUF2017 domain-containing protein, which translates to MAKAFTAGRRGITGFLEPAERELLRKLFADIITMLEPATPAHEDPLAALIGLDMDVGVPADPALLRLLPNAVMDDDEGALEFRQLTERSLRETKIGALRAAALGLDSEKLLLNEEAAKLWAMALNDVRLVLAERLDIRDEQDAERVHEVQDWADADDVESYLSLVYNFVSWLQESLVQAMLMALQRQK; encoded by the coding sequence GTGGCTAAAGCCTTCACTGCCGGGCGCCGCGGCATCACCGGCTTCCTTGAGCCTGCTGAGCGTGAGCTTCTACGCAAACTTTTCGCAGATATCATCACCATGCTTGAACCTGCGACCCCTGCCCATGAGGACCCGCTGGCGGCTCTGATCGGGCTGGACATGGATGTTGGAGTTCCGGCGGATCCGGCACTATTGCGTCTGCTTCCCAACGCGGTAATGGACGACGACGAGGGTGCCCTTGAGTTCCGCCAGCTCACCGAACGCTCGCTACGAGAAACAAAAATAGGTGCCTTGCGGGCAGCCGCACTGGGTTTGGACAGCGAGAAGCTGCTTCTGAATGAGGAAGCTGCGAAACTGTGGGCCATGGCCTTGAATGATGTCCGATTGGTTCTGGCCGAGCGGTTGGACATCAGGGATGAACAGGACGCTGAGAGGGTGCATGAAGTCCAGGACTGGGCTGACGCGGACGACGTTGAAAGTTACCTCAGCCTTGTTTACAACTTTGTGTCCTGGCTGCAGGAGAGCCTTGTTCAAGCCATGTTGATGGCGCTGCAACGCCAAAAGTGA
- the clpS gene encoding ATP-dependent Clp protease adapter ClpS, whose protein sequence is MSVSTAPETDREVSTSELISPDIPWELIVWNDPVNLMSYVSYVFQSYFGYSEAKAAELMLQVHTEGKSAVAHGAKEKMEAHAVAMHGFGLWATVQKGGPRG, encoded by the coding sequence ATGAGTGTCAGCACAGCCCCGGAAACAGACCGGGAAGTCTCAACCAGCGAACTCATCTCCCCGGATATTCCCTGGGAATTAATCGTGTGGAATGACCCGGTTAATTTGATGAGCTACGTCAGTTACGTCTTCCAAAGTTATTTTGGCTATTCAGAGGCAAAGGCAGCGGAATTAATGCTGCAGGTACACACCGAGGGAAAATCGGCGGTGGCCCATGGAGCAAAGGAAAAAATGGAAGCGCACGCTGTGGCGATGCACGGATTTGGTTTGTGGGCCACCGTCCAGAAGGGCGGCCCCCGTGGCTAA